Proteins co-encoded in one Halococcoides cellulosivorans genomic window:
- a CDS encoding inorganic phosphate transporter, translating into MAWALGASSNSPPFAPAIGANAISTMRAAFLVGILAALGALTQGGSISETVGRDLIGGVQISPLAATAGLLTAAGFIVVGVKTGYPVPAAFATTGAMVGVGLALGGDPAFATYRRLGTFWLMVPIVSGSTAYGTARMLRDDRVPETVAIPVIAAGVAAIVANVQLGVLPSPPEASQNSLAGTVAMIVDAPRLGPVEPSVLAVTVGMAVLAFVAIRRRTQDSHERGIRTLLIALGSVVAFSGGGSQVGLATGPLEALFADQLGLPAIVLLALGAGGILAGAWMGAPRLLQATSREYAQLGERRSIAALVPGFLIAQAAILLGIPVSFNNIIISGVIGGGLAAGSAGVSRRKIGVTLTFWVITLVTSIVVGFVVYTAFSTGLGVQ; encoded by the coding sequence ATGGCGTGGGCGCTCGGCGCGAGTTCGAACTCGCCACCGTTCGCGCCGGCGATCGGTGCGAACGCCATCTCGACGATGCGCGCCGCGTTTCTCGTCGGGATCCTCGCCGCGCTGGGAGCGCTCACCCAGGGCGGATCGATCTCCGAGACGGTCGGTCGGGACCTGATCGGGGGCGTCCAGATTTCGCCGCTGGCGGCGACGGCGGGACTCCTGACCGCGGCGGGCTTCATCGTCGTCGGCGTAAAGACCGGTTATCCCGTGCCGGCGGCGTTCGCGACGACCGGCGCGATGGTCGGGGTGGGCCTCGCGCTCGGCGGCGACCCCGCGTTCGCGACCTACCGGCGGTTGGGCACGTTCTGGCTGATGGTGCCGATCGTCTCGGGGTCGACCGCGTACGGCACGGCGCGCATGCTCCGAGACGACCGCGTTCCGGAGACGGTGGCGATCCCCGTCATCGCGGCGGGCGTGGCGGCCATCGTCGCGAACGTCCAGTTGGGCGTGTTGCCGTCCCCGCCGGAGGCGAGTCAGAACTCGCTGGCGGGCACCGTGGCGATGATCGTCGACGCGCCGAGGCTCGGCCCGGTCGAGCCAAGCGTCCTTGCAGTCACGGTCGGGATGGCCGTCCTCGCCTTCGTCGCGATCCGCCGGCGCACACAGGACTCACACGAGCGCGGCATCCGGACGCTGTTGATCGCGCTCGGCAGCGTCGTCGCCTTTTCGGGTGGGGGCAGTCAGGTCGGTCTGGCGACGGGGCCACTGGAGGCACTCTTTGCCGATCAGTTGGGCCTGCCCGCGATCGTCTTGCTCGCACTCGGGGCGGGCGGCATCCTCGCGGGCGCGTGGATGGGCGCCCCGCGCCTGCTTCAGGCCACCTCGCGGGAGTACGCTCAACTGGGCGAGCGCCGCTCGATCGCCGCGCTCGTGCCGGGCTTTTTGATCGCGCAGGCCGCCATCCTGCTGGGCATCCCCGTCTCCTTTAACAACATCATCATCTCGGGCGTGATCGGCGGTGGCCTCGCGGCCGGATCGGCGGGCGTCTCCCGCCGGAAGATCGGCGTCACGCTCACGTTCTGGGTGATCACGCTCGTCACCTCGATTGTCGTCGGGTTCGTGGTCTACACCGCGTTCTCGACCGGCCTCGGTGTGCAGTGA
- a CDS encoding thioredoxin family protein: protein MAQTFDADDPPDRPVALDDGDALDALIDTYETVLVEFYTDGCGVCASMEPVLGIVAQEADAVVATINPRDDPPLVERFAVQSVPLLVVFRDGEPVERVADGFQPADDVIALIDAAD, encoded by the coding sequence ATGGCCCAGACGTTCGACGCCGACGACCCGCCGGACCGGCCGGTCGCACTCGACGACGGCGACGCCCTCGACGCACTGATCGACACCTACGAGACGGTTCTCGTGGAGTTCTACACCGACGGCTGTGGCGTCTGTGCCTCGATGGAGCCAGTGCTGGGGATCGTCGCCCAGGAGGCCGACGCCGTCGTCGCGACGATCAACCCGCGTGACGATCCGCCACTGGTCGAGCGCTTTGCGGTCCAGAGCGTCCCGCTCCTGGTCGTCTTTCGTGACGGCGAACCGGTCGAGCGCGTCGCCGACGGGTTCCAACCCGCCGACGACGTGATCGCGCTGATCGACGCGGCGGACTGA